Genomic window (Bacillus pumilus):
TGTATTTTACGAGGAGAAATTCCAAGCACTCGGAGATACATTTATCGCAACAGTTGATGGAACTTATGGCTCTAAGGGCTTCGTGACAAGTGTCATCGAAGAGAACAATTTGAGCTTTGATGTCATGCTTTCCTGCGGACCGACACCTATGTTAAAGGCACTAAAAGACTCTTACCCAGATAAACCTGTCTACATTTCAATGGAAGAACGGATGGGGTGCGGAATTGGTGCATGCTTTGCTTGTGTCTGTCATACCGACCAGCACGAAAAGCCATACGTCAAAGTCTGTCTGGATGGGCCTGTTTTTAAAGCAGAGGAGGTGGCACTGTCATGCTAAATGTTGAGTTACCCGGCTTATCTTTAAAAAATCCAATCATTCCTGCATCGGGCTGTTTTGGATTCGGCAGAGAATTTGCTTCATTATATGATCTATCCTTACTTGGCGGTATCATGATCAAGGCCACAACCCTTGAACCGAGATTTGGTAATCCAACACCAAGGGTAGCGGAGACAGGAGCCGGTATGCTCAATGCAATCGGCCTTCAAAATCCAGGACTAAAAGGCGTGCTTGAAAATGAATTACCTTGGCTAGAGCAGTTTGATACGCCTATTATTGCAAATGTCGCTGGCTCACAGGTCGATGATTATGTCGAAGTAGCCAAACAAATCAGTCAAGCAAAAAATGTCCATGCCCTTGAACTGAATATTTCGTGTCCGAATGTTAAAACAGGCGGAATTGCCTTTGGTACAGATCCACGTATGGCTGCATCATTGACAAAAGCGGTGAAAGACGTTTCTTCCGTTCCTGTCTATGTCAAACTGTCTCCAAACGTAGCCAACATTGTAGAGATTGCTCAAGCAATTGAATCTGCTGGGGCGGATGGACTCA
Coding sequences:
- a CDS encoding dihydroorotate dehydrogenase, with the protein product MLNVELPGLSLKNPIIPASGCFGFGREFASLYDLSLLGGIMIKATTLEPRFGNPTPRVAETGAGMLNAIGLQNPGLKGVLENELPWLEQFDTPIIANVAGSQVDDYVEVAKQISQAKNVHALELNISCPNVKTGGIAFGTDPRMAASLTKAVKDVSSVPVYVKLSPNVANIVEIAQAIESAGADGLTMINTLIGMRLNLKTGKPILANKTGGLSGPAVKPVAVRMVHEVSQAVSIPIIGMGGVQSAEDVLEFLLAGASAVAVGTANFVNPFICPEIIEELPNVLAAYGYSSVEECIGRSWKHEALAHHRA